The Saprospiraceae bacterium genome includes the window CCGTATTCCTTATCATTTAAAAGTGGCCCATTCCGAGTGAAAAGCATGGAGTAACTTTTCATACGTGTGAAAAGGTTCCAAATCTCATATTTTTTATAAATGCCTTCAATTAATTGAGGGGTAATTTCTTGAACAGTTCGTGTATTTCCTAAAACTTCAATAGTTTGTAAGGCATTATTCAAAAAGGCAGAACCTGTATAGCTATTAAATATTGGTTTTTGCATTTTACATCTGGTTTAGGAGGTAGTTTTATGTTTATTCAAGTTAATTTAAAGGATTTTTAAACACCACTCCCATCCCCATCCCCAAGCCCGAATTCTTCTCCCCAAAGCCCGCATAATAGCCCAACTCCATCAATTCCACGGGGGCAGTCAACTCAAAATCAAAGAGATAGGCTTTTACTTCGATGTCTTTTAATCGAAACAATTTTGGGCGGGGGCTTGATAGGAGTTTAAAGCCGAAGGGCTCTTCCAAAGTATGGTCTGATGGACCGGCACTAATGCCTTGTTTAGCCCGTTGTTTACGGATTAAATTTTGGGAGAACAAGGCACCATAGTTAGCCGCCTCTGGTGAAAGGTATTGCGGGTGTTTTTCGCTGGCTACATCATGGCTAATGCACAATGGGGTAAGCAAACGAAAAGTCATGGTGGGCTGAAAGGACTGCCTGGGTAAGGTTTCCAATGCCACTACCTCAAAGTTTACGCTGAAACGACCATCACCTAGCGAAAAATGTTGATTTTGGAAAAGGCCAATCACAAAATGCTCTAGCGCTTTATCCACAAAAAAGGAAAGGTCTAGTCTGGTTGGTCCTTGCGATAAAATAAAAGTGCCATTTTTTTTATCTACTTCATATCGTTGGGGAAGGAGGGGACCAAAACAGAAAAGTTTATATTTTTTTCCACCATAATCAAAGCCATTTTCATGCAACCAATTGGCAAATACCGGATTTGCTTTTTCCAGGGTCCGATAAATCCAAGCAGAAATAAAATACGCATAATTGATAGGGATGGCTGCGCCTGGGGGATGTTGTAAAATTAATTTTAAACGCATAGGTCTTTTTTTTTCTTTTACAAAGATGGATGGGGTGGGGGTGAATTAGCTTCCCTCCCCCTCAAAAAAAATTAAAAACTGAGTGTATTTATTTTTTGGACCTCTTTTCGGAGGTGTTCTTTGAGTGATTCCGGGTGGACAATTTCGACGAGTTGGTGGTGGAAACCCAGGATGAAATTGGTTAGTCCCAGGAATTTGTGATTGACCATGCATTGAAAATCGTAGACATCAATTTCTTCCGATTCTACAATGGAGCCTTTGGTTTGCGGAAAGCGTTCAATTAGTTCATTGTAAGCACCGATCTTTAGTCGGATATGGACAGAAACCTGGTTGTCATCCACAATCCTGAAGGGGTCTGTCCGCATCACATAATGGTGGCCTTCAAATTGCCAATTTTCTTCCTTTAGTTCCACCCTGTGGAACCTGGAGATCCGAAAATGGCGCAGTTCTTTTTTTTGTATATCAAAAGCCTGGAGGGTATCTTCTGGCGGGCTAATATGAAAAGGCTCAACATGCCTATCCTCAATGACATTGCTGTTGGAGGACCGATAATCATGCAGCACCACTTGTTTTTTCTCTTCTTTTGCCTGGATGATTAGGTCTACTTTGGTGAGATATGGCCGACGCAGGTAGGCATGGCCCAGTCGCCGAAAGTCGTAAAGTGATGCCAGTTTTTGCTTTAGTTTTTCTCCGCTTTTGGAGTGAGCAGCAATTTGATCAATGGCTTGGTAAAGCAGGGCCTGATCTTCTTCAGAAAAATGAAGCAGGTTTTTTAATTGTTTATAAGGCTTGTTTTGGACAAATCTATAACGGTATTTTTCATCCCTTTCAACGAGGAAACCGGCATTTTTGAGGTCCCTAAAGTCATTTTTGATGGTATCTTCATGCACATCATAGATATCTGCTAGTTGCTTCTTGGTATACCCAAAAGGATGGTCCAATAAGGCCTGCATAATCCGTAGTATTCGGTGCTTGGCTGGATATTCGGATTCTTTTTTCATAGCGATGCATTAGCAAGTTGTGGTTTAATAAATTAAGCCTAGTAAACATTATGCGTTTACCGAAAACCTTAATAAATCCTGATTTTACATCTTGTTTAGGCAGATTATTGCTCAGCTGTACATGCGCTTTGAAGGGTAGAACTCGTTTTTATTTTAATAAATGTACTCATTTTTACGAATGTAAGGGTAAAAGTGTTGCGATAAAAAGATGGGGCGGGTGGTTTTTTTGGGCGGGTGTTTTTTTTTGGGCGGGTGGTTTTTTTGGGACGCGGAGTTATTGGAGGTGGAGAGGTAATGGAGGTTTGGCTGGAGGTTTTTTTGGGGGGGGACGTGAAGGGTTGGGGCAAGCCCCAGAGACACAGCCGCCATTGAAATTGCCATTGAATTTGCCTTGCCATTGAAATTGCCATTGCCATTGAATTTGAAATTGCCATTGAATT containing:
- a CDS encoding WYL domain-containing protein, which codes for MKKESEYPAKHRILRIMQALLDHPFGYTKKQLADIYDVHEDTIKNDFRDLKNAGFLVERDEKYRYRFVQNKPYKQLKNLLHFSEEDQALLYQAIDQIAAHSKSGEKLKQKLASLYDFRRLGHAYLRRPYLTKVDLIIQAKEEKKQVVLHDYRSSNSNVIEDRHVEPFHISPPEDTLQAFDIQKKELRHFRISRFHRVELKEENWQFEGHHYVMRTDPFRIVDDNQVSVHIRLKIGAYNELIERFPQTKGSIVESEEIDVYDFQCMVNHKFLGLTNFILGFHHQLVEIVHPESLKEHLRKEVQKINTLSF
- the cas6 gene encoding CRISPR-associated endoribonuclease Cas6; translation: MRLKLILQHPPGAAIPINYAYFISAWIYRTLEKANPVFANWLHENGFDYGGKKYKLFCFGPLLPQRYEVDKKNGTFILSQGPTRLDLSFFVDKALEHFVIGLFQNQHFSLGDGRFSVNFEVVALETLPRQSFQPTMTFRLLTPLCISHDVASEKHPQYLSPEAANYGALFSQNLIRKQRAKQGISAGPSDHTLEEPFGFKLLSSPRPKLFRLKDIEVKAYLFDFELTAPVELMELGYYAGFGEKNSGLGMGMGVVFKNPLN